From the Sulfuriferula nivalis genome, the window AAACAGATGACGTATCGACGGAATAAAGCTGTAAAACCGTTTCTTTTCAGCTTAACGCAAGCTACTGGAGCAAAACGTAAAATGTTCAGAAATTAAATATTTGTCCCTGTTGTAATGCTTGTAACTGATACTCAACTGACTCTAGTTCAGCGATTTCACCCATGATAGTCTCTTCGCGCCCTGGCTTGAGATGCGTAATATAAATAGGAACGTTAGCCGTGAGCTGTTTTAACTCTTCAAGCAACGTTGAGGGGGAAAGATGCTTGGATATCTCAGCAATACCATGTTCATCCTGCGGAAATGCCGTTTCTATAATCAATGCATGTAAATTTTCAATTTTATTAATACAGTCCCACAACACGGGATTTTTCCCTGTGTCACCTGAGAAGACTATACTCGCCGTCGGACTGCTCAACTGATAACCAACAGCCGGCACGGTATGGTTTGCAGGCAAAGCCGTAATAACGCGTTCAGCGAGCTGTACCGCTTGATAAACATCGATGGCGCTATAGCGTAAATACGGACACTCAGGCGGAACCTCCGTAAAGTCCGGCCAGATACGCCAGTTAAAAATATCCTGGCGTAGAATTTCCAGCACAGTGTCAATCGCATAAACCGTGACGGGGCGATCACGCATTGCACCTACCGAATCCAGCAATAAAGGTAGCGCAAGTATATGATCCAGATGGCTATGCGTAATGAAAACATGATCTATCAGAGCCAATTGTTCCAGCGACAGTTGCAGCACGCCGCTTCCCGCATCAATGAGTATATCGTCATCAATCAGCATGGAAGTCGTATGACGCTTGCCACCTATACCACCACTACAGCCTAAAATTTGTAATTTCATTTGCTTGCAAACACCCATACACCGTCCCAATCCGCTGCTGGCGGATGTTCACGGAAGTAAATTATGCGGTCTAAATAGATTTGATATAAGCCGACAGGCACATTTTCAGCCTGAGCACGGATAATCATCGCAGCTAATTTGGATTGAGCCACATCCCAATGCTGCGTGCGATAAGCCTTAAGTACCTCTGAAAAATCCGACGCCAGTGCCAGCACATGCGGTGATACATCAGCACGCAATCCCAATGGTTGATAAATAATGACAGGCTTAAGCTTGCCTTTCACTCGCACACTATCCAGCTCAACAAATGCCATCTCAGGTAAGACCGCAAAAGTTTCCTCACCCACAACCATAGGAACATCATATTGTTTAGTGATCCCTTCCAGCCTTGACGCCAGATTTACCGCATCGCCCATCACGGTATAAGCCATGCGGAATTTCGATCCCATATTGCCGACACTCACTCGTCCCGTATTTACACCTACACCTACGTGTAATTGCGGCCAGCCTCGTGCTGCAAAACTCAGATTTAATTGGGCCAATTCTTCCTGCATGGCCAATCCTGCCAACACCGCATCGCGTGCATGATACATATTGTCCAGTGGTGCTCCCCAGAACGCCATCACGCAATCTCCCATATATTTATCTATGGTGCCTTGATGTGCATGGATAACTGCTGTCATGCTGCTTAAAAATTCGTTAAGCAAATCAGATAATTGCTGTGGCGTCAGTGTTTCAGAAACCGTAGTAAAACCACGCACATCTGAAAACAGAATGCTTAGATCCTTACTCTCAGAACGCATATTAAATTTTGATGGATCATGACTCATCTCATCAACCAACTCAGGTGGCACATATTGCCCGAATAACCCTGTTATTTGGCGCTTGGCCAACGATTCAGCAAAATAGCCCCAGGCCATATTCAAGATCATCAGCCCCAATATCAATACCATCACGGGGGCGACATTCAATACACTGCCGTGTTGCCACGCCCATGCTACCAAACCCAGGTAGACTGCTGCCAGACTCATGCTCAATAACGCACCACGCAAAGGGCTAAGCCGAGGCAATATCAACGCCAACAACATCCCCAAAATCAGCAACAGTGCCATTTCCAGCATATGTGCATATCCTGGCTGATAACGTAATGCGCCATCCAAAATGCCTGAAATCAGATTGGCATGTATTTCCACTCCGGGATAATTTTTTGCAACTGGCGTAACACGTAAATCCAGTAAGCCTGGTGCCGTGGTACCAACCAAAGCTATCGCATTTTCCAACAAATCTGCAGGTGCACGGCCAGTCATTACATCTACAGCGGATAGATAGGTATACCCTGGATAAGCACGATATGGAACTAACACTGCCCCCCGTTTATCCACAGGGATAAACATATCGTCAGCAGCAAGCGCGACATGCCGAGTATTAAATGGTGACTCTGTGATATTTTTGATTTGCAAATGTGTTTGCAT encodes:
- a CDS encoding MBL fold metallo-hydrolase — its product is MKLQILGCSGGIGGKRHTTSMLIDDDILIDAGSGVLQLSLEQLALIDHVFITHSHLDHILALPLLLDSVGAMRDRPVTVYAIDTVLEILRQDIFNWRIWPDFTEVPPECPYLRYSAIDVYQAVQLAERVITALPANHTVPAVGYQLSSPTASIVFSGDTGKNPVLWDCINKIENLHALIIETAFPQDEHGIAEISKHLSPSTLLEELKQLTANVPIYITHLKPGREETIMGEIAELESVEYQLQALQQGQIFNF
- a CDS encoding CHASE2 domain-containing protein — encoded protein: MGNILKYWLRVLVSLLISVVLIMHSAGIVRLGMLDRLEAWSYDARLLMTLPHEIDPRIVIIDIDEASLKQIGRWPWGRDQMALLTESLFTRYKVATVGFDVVFAETDTSSGLPALTQLANTQFKHDAEFQHVLNQLRPSLDYDGRFAQALSLGPSVLGYYFTPYVQNLGQLPQPMLKSQRASALQLLQVKGYGANLVRLQQSATGAGYFNMSADFDGVTRRMPMLSSYQGALYPSLSLATLQAAMQTHLQIKNITESPFNTRHVALAADDMFIPVDKRGAVLVPYRAYPGYTYLSAVDVMTGRAPADLLENAIALVGTTAPGLLDLRVTPVAKNYPGVEIHANLISGILDGALRYQPGYAHMLEMALLLILGMLLALILPRLSPLRGALLSMSLAAVYLGLVAWAWQHGSVLNVAPVMVLILGLMILNMAWGYFAESLAKRQITGLFGQYVPPELVDEMSHDPSKFNMRSESKDLSILFSDVRGFTTVSETLTPQQLSDLLNEFLSSMTAVIHAHQGTIDKYMGDCVMAFWGAPLDNMYHARDAVLAGLAMQEELAQLNLSFAARGWPQLHVGVGVNTGRVSVGNMGSKFRMAYTVMGDAVNLASRLEGITKQYDVPMVVGEETFAVLPEMAFVELDSVRVKGKLKPVIIYQPLGLRADVSPHVLALASDFSEVLKAYRTQHWDVAQSKLAAMIIRAQAENVPVGLYQIYLDRIIYFREHPPAADWDGVWVFASK